The Phosphitispora fastidiosa genomic interval ACAAACATGCTAAGAGAGTGAAACCGAAGAAACTATAATCCAAATACTTTGATAAAGATTGGAGAGGCATGATTCTTACCCTGGCCATGGGGATGTTCTCTCTATTTTCCTGCCATATAACTTTCTGGTTTCGGAAAAGATAGGAACAATCAACCTTATGAAGGAAGACGATAAATGCTAAAAGACAGAATCTTAGCCGGAACAATTGCAGGTATGATAGCATCAATAATTAAAACAAGTTCAAACCTAATACTTTGGAAAATGGGAGTAATTAAGCACCTGTATTTATTCATAGCATCTGCCGCATTAATTCAACCAGAAGATGCTACTACAGTTCTGGGTGTTATTTTAGGAGTAGTAGTGGATATTATTACCGGAGGAACAATCGGGTTGGTCATATTATATCTTTTTGAGTTAACCGGAAGGGATTATTGGTGGTATAAAGGTTTGATCATAGGCAATGTCATTTGGTTGTTTGGTCTCGGACTGGCAATAAATTTCGGCGCTTCAAGGATTGTTCCAGTTGACCCTGTATTTAGATTAACCTCCTTAATTGAACATCAAATCTTTGGATTGGTTGGGGCTTACCTGATTATTAAATGGTATCCGGAAACCAATACTAAATTACATGAGCAGGAGAAAACCAGGAGGGTATCAAAAAAATGAATGACATCTACGAAGCAGTATTGTATTCGGTTATAATTTTTATCCTATTGGTAGTCCTGACTCGATTGATTGGGAAAAAGTTATTATCACAGTTGACCTATTTTGACTTTGTCATTGGGATAACAATTGGGACCATTGGTGGTGCATTTGTTACATCAGAAGTTCACAGTTTCTACGTTTTGATTAGTCCGGTTATCTTTACTTTTGCGGTAATTCTTACCGGTTACATATCCATGAAAAGTGTTCCGTTCAGAAAACTGCTGGAAGGTGAACCTTTGGTTATGATACAAAACGGCAAGATCTTTGAAAATAATCTGAAAAAAATTCGGTATAACGTTGACGATTTGCTTATGCAGCTAAGAGAAAAGAACGTTTTTGACTTGAGTGAAGTTGAATTTGCTATCCTGGAACCTCACGGAAAACTCAGCGTACAAAAAAAGACTCAGTATACGCCAATTACTCCAAGGGATTTGAATCTAAGTACAACTTACAGAGGAGTATCATCAGAGATAATCAGAGATGGCAGAATTGTTGAACAAAATCTCAGGCAAAATAACCTGAATCACGAGTGGCTGTACAACACGCTTTATTCGAAGAATATAAGAGATATCAGAAATGTATTTTTGGCAACATTATCGACAGACGGTAACCTCTATGTAGATGTTAGAAATGACAATCCGCAATATATTCAAGAAGTGGAAGATGATGATTCGGTTATTTAATTATAATTGATTTATGCTTTACCAACCGGGGGGAATACCGCTCCCCTGACAAATTTATGATAAAACCATTCTCCTACAGCCAGCACCTATAAGATAAGCTACCAAGGTTACTGCCAAAGCGACGTACAGGATATTCATTGCCGACAAATCAGTGAGATATCCTAAAACCACCTCTAAAACAATGGCAATTACCGCAAACTTTATGATAAGCGCTAAAATATGCTTCATAGATTCACCTCCTTCTCTGATGAATCCCCTGGCTTGTTTAGGATTCTACATTCCAGCCATGCTGCGGCATTCCTGAGCACACCTGCTGCATTCATCTGCACATGCCTGGCAATGCTCGTCTTTGAACATTCTGCATTCATTTGCACATTGGTCACAGATGTTAGCACATAATCCGCAGATATCTTTGGCATATTGACTGTCTCTGGACATGAATTGGGATGCGAAAGAACATATATCAGCACAGTCATGAAGAATTTGCATACATTTTACCCTTGCCTGAATGTCCGGTTCCTGCATACAAGAGGTAAGGCATTGTTCACAAGCCTGCATGCACGTGTTACATTCATTGATACATTTTTGCATGTGTTTTACTGAAGTATCAACCATTGTTGGCATTGAGTTATTCCTCCTAAATTAAAATTTTTACCCGAAAATATTGTTTTCTATCAAGGACTAAATTATTCTTCAATGCACATTTGTTCATAATTATTGCTTCCGATGACAAGAAAAGCATAATATTGCGGTTCATCATCAGGTATAATTTTTATTACTAAATGCTAACAATAATTTCGGGTGGGATGCAAATGTTAATCAATGAAGTCCATGTTGAGGTCCTCAGGGCAGCCATTGGTTTTTTCACTCTCTTGATATTTACGCGTGTCTTAGGAAAACAGCAGGTCAGTGAACTGACCGTTTTCGACTATATTTTAGGGATTACCATCGGTTCAACGGCGTCCTCCCTAACAACTGATCTCACCAGCAGCGCTTTGCCCCACTGGGTGGCTCTTTTAACATGGGTAGGATTTGCTTTTATGATGCAGGTGGTAACCGTTAAGTGGCGCAGGGTCTCAAGGTTAGTGGATGGAGAGCCCTCTGTAGTCATCATGAATGGCATGATAATGGAAGATGCTATGAGAAAAATGCGGTATACTGTTTCAGACCTGCTGGAGCAGTTGAGGAGTAAGGACATTTTTGATATCAAGCAGGTTGAATTTGCTGTTTTGGAACGCAGTGGCGAAATTTCCGTGCTGAAGAAATCGCAATACCAGCCGGTAACACCCAGTGACCTGAACCTCAGCACTAAATATGACGGGCTGCAAACGGTGATTATATATGACGGAATGGTGTTGGAGCAGAACCTGAAGCAGCTTAACCTAGACAGGGTCTGGCTGCAAAACGAGCTCAGCCAACATGGGGTCAATGATGTTTCCCAAGTCCTCCTGGCATCCCTGGATACTCAGGGAAAGCTGTATGTGGACAGGTACAAAGATCACCTGATAAAAATAAATGACTTGAGTGAATAAAATGAGTCCAATTAAGCGAAATGTTAAATCCAAAAAAAATTTAAAATACTTACTGTCGATATTAATAGTGGGCATATTCCTGGCGGTCTTGGTTTCCGGCCCCATTTTGATTAAACCGCTTGATACCAGGCATCATATTACCCAAACCTTTTCTCAGATTGAAACTAATCTAAAATTAAAAAACTGGTCTGAGGCTACAGCTAGTACTCACATTTTGAGGTCCTCACTGAACAAATCCTTTAAAATCCTTCGATATAGTGTGGAACTGGATGAAATGGCAGATATTATGATTAATCTTGACCGTATCGAAGGATTTATTCAGGCTAATGACGAAAAAAACGCCCTGGGTGAGCTTTATGAGGCCCGGGGGCACTGGCGGGAGTTGGGCAAATAAGACCGGCATCGTTCAATGAAATAATTGGACGAATTTCTGAGCGGCAAGGGAAACCGGGATGTTTTTGTGAGTTATGATGCCAAGGCTTCTTTGGGGAATACTTTCTTTTATATTGAGCACAAATATATCCCCATCGGACAACTCTTTTTCAATATAATCCCTGACCACAAAAGATATGCCAAGGCCGATTTTGGCCAGTTCCACCAGCAGGTCAACACTTCCCAATTCAATTTCAGGGGTCAGGCTGATACCCCGGTGTTTTAGATAAGAGTCAATGAACTCTCTGGTGATGGTATTCCTCTCCAGCATCAAAAGGGGGTAACGGTTCAATTCGTCAAGTGGTATGGCCTTGTCTTTCAGGTGTGCGAAATTATTTCCGGCAATAAACACGTCCTGAATTTTTTTTAGTTCCTTGATAATGTGGTACTTATCCTGCTTTTCAGGAATATTGACAACTGTAACATCAACGGCCCCATTGTTTAGAAGCTCAATACACATGGGGGAGGTGCGGTTAATGACCTGAATATTGATATTGGGGTAGAGGCTGATGAACTTTTTGAAATATGGCAAAAGGTAGTGTTTGCAGATAGTATCACTTGCCCCTATTCTGACTTCACCACTTTCCAGGGAACGCAGTTCACTGACCCGCCGTTCTCCCGCCTTGATGAAGTTAAAGGCCTGGGAGATATACTCAAACAGCACTTCACCTTCCCGTGTCAGTTTAACCTGTTTTGTATTTCTGATAAAAAGTCTGCAGTTCATTTTTTCTTCAAGGAGCTTAACTGACTGGCTGACTGCTGACTGGGATATATAAAGACTGTTTGAAGCCGAGGAAAAGCTCAGGTCTCTGGCTACATAATAAAACACCTTGTACAACTCAAAACTAACATCCACAGAAAACCCCCCCTTTTTTTATTAGCTGTACTAATCAAATACATTAAAATTATTAACTATTCTTATTAATTTTATTATGTTAGAATTATATTTGTAAAGTAATATTTTATCGGGAGGTAATACTGATGAATACCGGGGTGAGACGTATTTACGTTGAAAAGAAACAGGGCTTTGATGTTGAGGCCCGCAGCCTTTTGGCCGACCTCAGGGAAAATCTTGGTCTTAGAGGCCTGGAAACGGTAAGGGTGATCAACCGTTATGACGTATCCGGAATTACTGATGAGGAGTACCAAAAGGCACGCACCACCATTTTCTCAGAGCCGCCCGTTGATAATGTATATGATGAAACATTTCCGGAACCGGGTGAGAGCAGCAGGGTATTTGCCATGGAATACCTGCCGGGCCAGTATGATCAGAGGGCGGATTCAGCTGCCCAGTGCCTGCAGCTTCTCAGTCAGAAGGAAAAGCCGGCTGTAAGTTCTGCCAGGGTGGTTGTCCTCGGGGGGGCGCTGTCCGATGCCGATTTTACCAGGATAAAAAGCTACTGTATCAATCCGGTTGACTCCCGGGAGGCCTCTCTGGACAAACCGCAAAGGCTTGATATCGAGTGTGCGGTACCGGCGGATGTTGAGGTTGTTGCCGGGTTTATTTCTAAATCCGAGGCAGAGCTGCAGGAGTTTTTTGACAGCATGGGATTTGCCATGAGTTTTGGTGACCTGAAGTTCCTCAAGCAATATTACCGCGATACGGAGCATAGGGACCCGACCGTGACCGAACTCCGGGTGATTGACACTTATTGGTCAGACCACTGCAGGCACACGACTTTTTTGACAGAACTCCATGAGGTGTCTTTTGAGCCGGGGGCTTTTACGGTTCCGGTTGAGAATGCCTACAGGGAGTATCTGCAGTCAAGGGAATATGTTTATGGCAGCGCGGTTAATCAAGAGAAAGACATTTGCCTGATGGATCTGGCTCTGATGGCGATGAAAGAACTGAGAAAGAGCGGAAAGCTTACTGACCTGGATGAGTCAGATGAGATAAATGCCTGCAGTATAGCCGTGAATGTCGATGTAAACGGTAAAGACGAAGAATGGCTGGTAATGTTCAAGAATGAAACCCATAACCACCCCACGGAAATCGAGCCCTTCGGCGGTGCGGCAACGTGCCTGGGAGGCGCTATCAGGGACCCGCTGTCAGGGAGGTCATATGTCTATCAGGCAATGAGGGTTACCGGCAGCGGCGACCCCAGGGTAAGGATAGAAGACACCCTGCCGGGAAAACTGCCCCAGAGAAAAATTACTACCGAGGCCGCTGCCGGATACAGCTCTTATGGCAACCAGATAGGGCTGGCAACCGGCCAGGTGGCCGAAGTTTATGATGCCGGGTTCCTTGCCAAGAGGATGGAAATTGGTGCGGTTATCGGCGCTGCGCCTAAGAGAAATGTTGTCAGGGAGGCTCCGGTTGAGGGTGACCTGGTTATTTTGGTAGGCGGCAGGACAGGCCGTGACGGATGCGGGGGGGCTACCGGTTCCTCCAAGGAGCATGACGAGGAATCAATTCTGACCTGCGGTGCTGAGGTGCAGAAGGGGAACCCGCCTGAAGAACGCAAAATTCAGAGGCTGTTCCGGGATTCTGAGGTCAGCACCATGATCAAAAGGTGTAACGACTTCGGTGCCGGCGGCGTGTCTGTGGCCATAGGGGAACTTACTGACGGCCTGGAGATAAATTTGGATGCCGTACCGAAAAAATATGAAGGCCTGGACGGGACGGAACTGGCCATTTCAGAGTCTCAGGAGCGGATGGCTGTTGTAGTGGCGGCCGTTGATGCGGACAGCTTCATCAGCAGGGCAAGCCGGGAAAACCTGGAGGCAACAGTTGTGGCCAGGGTTACTGCGGACCGGAGGCTGAAGATGTCCTGGAGAGGCCGAAACATTGTTGATATAAGCAGGGATTTTCTGAATACAAACGGTGTGAAACAGAATACTACGGTTAGGGTTGCTGCTCCTAAAGAAAACGGGAACTTTTTTCATGTTGTTCCTAATGCAGCTAAGCCTGAAGCCGGGAGCCTGAAAAAAGCCTGGCTGGCTAACCTCAGGGAACTGAACGTCTGTGGGCAGAAGGGCCTGGTGGAGATGTTTGACAGCACCATCGGTGCGGGTTCTGTGCTGCTTCCCTTTGGGGGCAGGTATCAGCTGACTCCTGCTGAGGGAATGGCTGCCAAGATTCCTTTGGTATCTGGTGAAACCAAAAGCGGTACTTTGATGGCCTTTGGCTATAACCCCAAATTGGTCTGCTGGAGCCCGTTCCATGGGGCGCTGTATGCTGTTGTGGAGGCTGTCACCAGAATTGCGGCCCTTGGAGGCGATTACAGCAGGGTCAGGCTTACCCTCCAGGAATATTTTGAAAAACTGGGGTCAGACCCGGTTAAATGGGGGAAACCCTTCAGCGCCCTCCTGGGAGCCTTTTATGCCCAGAAGATGTTTGGTATTGCGGCCATAGGCGGCAAGGACAGCATGTCCGGAACCTTTAAGGATCTGAATGTTCCGCCTACCCTGGTTGCTTTTGCCATGGATATGGTCAACGTGGAACGGGTTGTATCCCAGGAATTCAAAAAAACGGGGAGCCGGGTGGTCCTTGTCCCTGCATCCCGGGATAAAAATGAGATTCCTGACTTTGACAGGCTGAAACAGAATTTTACTAAAATTTATCAACTAATCCAGCAGGGTCACGTACTGGCTTCTCACTCGGTGAGGGCCGGGGGGCTGGCTGAAGCTATAAGCAAAATGTGTTTCGGCAATAAGATTGGTTTTGAATTCGCCGGGACGGTAAGCACTGCAGAACTGTTTACCCCTGATTATGGTTCTGTAGTCCTGGAAATTAATGCAGGTGTTGACATAAATAAAGTATTTGGTGATGTACCATTCCGGGAACTGGGCCAGACAACGGAAAAACCTGCTATAAAAGTAAGCGGCGCCGAAGCAGGAATTAACAATACAGGGGTAGGTTTCGGCAATGCTGAAATAGGGATTGATGAAGCAGTCGAAAACTGGATGGCTCCCCTGGAGAGGGTTTTCCCCACCAGAGTAACCGGTGAACCAGATTTCCCAAAACCGGCCGCGGTGTTAGATAACCGGAGAAATACTGCCAGGCCAGGGCTGACTGTGGCCAGGCCCAGGGTGTTTATTCCCGTGTTTCCGGGCACCAATTGTGAGTACGATTCGGCCAGGGCCTTTGAAAGAGCCGGTGGTGCAGTGGAAACCCTGGTAATCAGGAATCTGACCCCGGAAGATATAGAGCTGTCAGTTGATGCGATGGCTAAAGGTATAGATAAGGCTCAGATAATAATGATTCCGGGAGGTTTCAGCGCCGGTGACGAGCCTGACGGTTCCGGTAAATTTATTGCCACTGCCTTTAGGAATCCCAGGGTCAGGGATGCGGTAATGAACCTTCTCAAAAACAGGGATGGCTTGATGCTGGGAATATGCAACGGCTTCCAGGCGCTTATCAAGCTGGGGCTGGTTCCCTATGGCGAAATTACCGATATGGGGGCTGACTGCCCGACACTGACATTCAATACTATCGGCCGCCATGCCTCCTGCATGGTGAGAACAAAGGTGGTTTCCACCCTTTCGCCATGGTTTGCCAATGCCAATCTGGGCGATATTCACACAATCCCCATTTCTCACGGTGAAGGCAGGTTTGTGGCCGGTGAGGAGCAGATCAGGCAGATGATTGCCAATGGCCAGGTTGCCACCCAGTACGTTGACCCTGACAACAACCCCACTTATGATATCGCTTATAACCCCAATGGGTCGGTAGATGCCATTGAAGGCATCACCAGTCCCGATGGCAGGGTGCTGGGCAAGATGGGGCATTCGGAGCGGATTGGTTCTAATGTTGCCGTAAATGTGCCGGGTGAGAAGAACCAGCAGATATTCGAGTCAGGTGTAAAGTATTTCAGGTAAGAGGTGAAAAAATGGAGATACCAATATTAAAGGGGATAACGATCATATTTGCTTTGTCGGTTGGGGTATTGTTTATATTCCACCGGCTGAGGATTCCGGCAGTTGTCGGCTTCCTCCTGACGGGGGTACTGGCGGGGCCCCATGGTTTTGAGCTGGTAAATGAAGTTCATGAGGTTGAGATGCTGGCTGAAATCGGGATAGTCCTGCTCCTCTTTACTATTGGTATAGAATTTTCCTTTGATGAACTGCTGCAGATCAGAAAACCTGTGCTTATGGGCGGCTCTCTGCAGGTGGTCCTTACTTCGGCGGCTGCTTTCGGAATATCCGGGGTTATGGGGTATCCACCGGAAAAGTCCCTGTTTATCGGGTTTCTGATATCGCTCAGCAGTACGGCAATTGTCCTCAGGCTGCTCCAGGAAAGAGCCGAGCTTGACAGCCCTCACGGGCGTGCTATCCTCGGTACGCTTATTTTTCAGGATTTTGCCATTGTCCCGATGATGCTTTTTACTCCGATGCTGTCGGGGCAGGCGGGCAATCTGGGCACTTCCCTGATTGAGCTGGCTGTTAAGGGCATAGTCATAGTGGTCCTGGTAATTGCGGGTGCCAAGTGGATTGTGCCCTATATTTTGTACCAGGCTGCCCGGACACGTAACCGGGAAATTTTTCTATTGAGCATTGTGGTCATCTGTCTGGCAGTGGCGTGGCTTACTTCCAGCGCCGGTCTGTCTCTGGCTCTGGGTGCGTTTCTGGCTGGACTGATTATCTCAGAGTCTGATTACAGTCATCAGGCCTTGGGAAATATCCTGCCCTTCCGTGACGTATTTACCAGTTTCTTTTTTGTTTCCATAGGAATGCTATTGAACATCGGGTATCTTTTGCAGCACCCTCTGCTGGTTGCTGTCGCTGTTATTGTGGTAATATTTGTGAAGACGGTTGTGTCAGGTTTCGTGGCACTCCTGATGGGGTTTTCGATCAGGAGCGCGATATTAACCGGATTTGCCATCAGCCAGGTGGGGGAATTCTCGTTTATTCTTTCCCGCAGCGGTGTGGAGTATGGCCTGCTCAGCGGGGATAATTACCAGCTTTTTCTCGCCGTATCCATAATTTCCATGGCCGGATCCCCCTTTGTCCTGGCTTTGGCGCACAAGATCGCCGATTTGGTTGTCAGGCTGCCTCTTCCGGAAAGGCTGGTTTCCGGGGGGGAACATTCAACACGGGAGATCTCCGATGATTTAAAGAAGCACCTGGTGATTATAGGTTTTGGGATTAATGGACGCAATGTTGCCAGAGCTGCCGGAGCTGTTAATATTCCTTATGTGGTCATTGAGATGAATCCTGATACGGTCAGGGATGAACGGGAAAAGGACGAACCGATTTATTACGGTGACGCTACCCATGAAGCAGTCCTGAAACATGTTAATATTAAGGAAGCAAAGGTTGCTGTTGTGGCCATTTCCGATCCGGCGGCCACCCGGAGGATTATCGAAGTTATCCGCAGGCTAAACCAGAGGCTGTGTATTATTGTCAGGACCCGTTATATTCAGGAATTGGAGGCGCTCCATGAATTAGGCGCCAGTGAAGTTATTCCTGAAGAGTTTGAGACCTCTGTGGAGATTTTTACCCGGGTGCTCAATAAGTACCTGGTGCCGAGGGCCGAAATTGAAAGGTTTGTCTCTGAAGTGCGGTCAGACACCTATGAGATGTTCCGCAGCTATTCCCGGAGGCCAACCATTTTTTCTGAATTGAGACTTCAGATGCCGGATTTTGAAATAACCACATTCAGGATAAGTGAAGAGTCAAAAGCGGCAGGGAAAAGCCTGCAGCAGATTGCACTAAGGAAGAAGTATGGTGTCACTATGCTGGCAATAGGGCGTGAAGGGAAATTCAAAGCAAACCCCCACGGAGAAGCAGATCTGCTGCCGGGGGATGTGGCCGTAGTTGTCGGGCCCCGTGACAAGGTAGCCAGGGTTTCCGGCCTGTTCCAGGAGCAGCAGCAGAGCTAATGAATTGGCGATATCTATGCGGGGGAAAGGTGAAACAGGCTGTTTTGCTTGACATTGACTCCCGGCCTTGTTAAGATATAAATGTGAAAAATTGAATCTTCGTAGGTTCCGGGATTATACCGGGGACACGAGGGAAAGTGTACCTAGGGTTCCGCTGATATAGGATATCAGGTCAGGTCCAAGTGGTACAGGCGTATTCATGCGCCACACCGACGGGATAAAAGCCCAGACGGGTAGGTTTCACTCGAATGAGAGAATCTGCTCGCCCGGGCTTTATTATTTGTCTTGGGGCTGACCGCCGCAGGGCTAAATAAATTGCCATGAAAAGTGGCAAACTTAATACAGCCGATTACAAAAAAAGGGGGGCTGGATTAAGTTGATAGAACGTTTATTCAGGTTCCGGGAGCTCGGGACAGATGTGAAGACTGAAGTTATCGCCGGTTTGACCACTTTTATGACAATGGCATATATCCTGGCAGTTAACCCGATTATCCTGTCAGGAGCCGGCATGGACTACAATGCTGTCTTTATTGCCACTGCTCTGGCAGCAGGGGTAGTCACCATTGCAATGGGGCTTTTTGTGAATTTCCCGATAGCGCTTGCTCCAGGAATGGGCCTCAATGCTTATTTCGCAGCTATTGTTGCTTCGGGACAGATGTCATGGCAGGTCGCCCTGGGGGCGGTATTTCTCTCTGGAGTAATATTTATTATACTGACGGTCACCAATATCCGCCAACTGCTGGTGGAGGCTGTGCCTAATTCAT includes:
- a CDS encoding YetF domain-containing protein — its product is MNDIYEAVLYSVIIFILLVVLTRLIGKKLLSQLTYFDFVIGITIGTIGGAFVTSEVHSFYVLISPVIFTFAVILTGYISMKSVPFRKLLEGEPLVMIQNGKIFENNLKKIRYNVDDLLMQLREKNVFDLSEVEFAILEPHGKLSVQKKTQYTPITPRDLNLSTTYRGVSSEIIRDGRIVEQNLRQNNLNHEWLYNTLYSKNIRDIRNVFLATLSTDGNLYVDVRNDNPQYIQEVEDDDSVI
- a CDS encoding DUF2512 family protein gives rise to the protein MKHILALIIKFAVIAIVLEVVLGYLTDLSAMNILYVALAVTLVAYLIGAGCRRMVLS
- a CDS encoding DUF421 domain-containing protein encodes the protein MNEVHVEVLRAAIGFFTLLIFTRVLGKQQVSELTVFDYILGITIGSTASSLTTDLTSSALPHWVALLTWVGFAFMMQVVTVKWRRVSRLVDGEPSVVIMNGMIMEDAMRKMRYTVSDLLEQLRSKDIFDIKQVEFAVLERSGEISVLKKSQYQPVTPSDLNLSTKYDGLQTVIIYDGMVLEQNLKQLNLDRVWLQNELSQHGVNDVSQVLLASLDTQGKLYVDRYKDHLIKINDLSE
- a CDS encoding DUF4363 family protein is translated as MSPIKRNVKSKKNLKYLLSILIVGIFLAVLVSGPILIKPLDTRHHITQTFSQIETNLKLKNWSEATASTHILRSSLNKSFKILRYSVELDEMADIMINLDRIEGFIQANDEKNALGELYEARGHWRELGK
- a CDS encoding LysR family transcriptional regulator encodes the protein MDVSFELYKVFYYVARDLSFSSASNSLYISQSAVSQSVKLLEEKMNCRLFIRNTKQVKLTREGEVLFEYISQAFNFIKAGERRVSELRSLESGEVRIGASDTICKHYLLPYFKKFISLYPNINIQVINRTSPMCIELLNNGAVDVTVVNIPEKQDKYHIIKELKKIQDVFIAGNNFAHLKDKAIPLDELNRYPLLMLERNTITREFIDSYLKHRGISLTPEIELGSVDLLVELAKIGLGISFVVRDYIEKELSDGDIFVLNIKESIPQRSLGIITHKNIPVSLAAQKFVQLFH
- a CDS encoding phosphoribosylformylglycinamidine synthase encodes the protein MNTGVRRIYVEKKQGFDVEARSLLADLRENLGLRGLETVRVINRYDVSGITDEEYQKARTTIFSEPPVDNVYDETFPEPGESSRVFAMEYLPGQYDQRADSAAQCLQLLSQKEKPAVSSARVVVLGGALSDADFTRIKSYCINPVDSREASLDKPQRLDIECAVPADVEVVAGFISKSEAELQEFFDSMGFAMSFGDLKFLKQYYRDTEHRDPTVTELRVIDTYWSDHCRHTTFLTELHEVSFEPGAFTVPVENAYREYLQSREYVYGSAVNQEKDICLMDLALMAMKELRKSGKLTDLDESDEINACSIAVNVDVNGKDEEWLVMFKNETHNHPTEIEPFGGAATCLGGAIRDPLSGRSYVYQAMRVTGSGDPRVRIEDTLPGKLPQRKITTEAAAGYSSYGNQIGLATGQVAEVYDAGFLAKRMEIGAVIGAAPKRNVVREAPVEGDLVILVGGRTGRDGCGGATGSSKEHDEESILTCGAEVQKGNPPEERKIQRLFRDSEVSTMIKRCNDFGAGGVSVAIGELTDGLEINLDAVPKKYEGLDGTELAISESQERMAVVVAAVDADSFISRASRENLEATVVARVTADRRLKMSWRGRNIVDISRDFLNTNGVKQNTTVRVAAPKENGNFFHVVPNAAKPEAGSLKKAWLANLRELNVCGQKGLVEMFDSTIGAGSVLLPFGGRYQLTPAEGMAAKIPLVSGETKSGTLMAFGYNPKLVCWSPFHGALYAVVEAVTRIAALGGDYSRVRLTLQEYFEKLGSDPVKWGKPFSALLGAFYAQKMFGIAAIGGKDSMSGTFKDLNVPPTLVAFAMDMVNVERVVSQEFKKTGSRVVLVPASRDKNEIPDFDRLKQNFTKIYQLIQQGHVLASHSVRAGGLAEAISKMCFGNKIGFEFAGTVSTAELFTPDYGSVVLEINAGVDINKVFGDVPFRELGQTTEKPAIKVSGAEAGINNTGVGFGNAEIGIDEAVENWMAPLERVFPTRVTGEPDFPKPAAVLDNRRNTARPGLTVARPRVFIPVFPGTNCEYDSARAFERAGGAVETLVIRNLTPEDIELSVDAMAKGIDKAQIIMIPGGFSAGDEPDGSGKFIATAFRNPRVRDAVMNLLKNRDGLMLGICNGFQALIKLGLVPYGEITDMGADCPTLTFNTIGRHASCMVRTKVVSTLSPWFANANLGDIHTIPISHGEGRFVAGEEQIRQMIANGQVATQYVDPDNNPTYDIAYNPNGSVDAIEGITSPDGRVLGKMGHSERIGSNVAVNVPGEKNQQIFESGVKYFR
- a CDS encoding cation:proton antiporter; protein product: MEIPILKGITIIFALSVGVLFIFHRLRIPAVVGFLLTGVLAGPHGFELVNEVHEVEMLAEIGIVLLLFTIGIEFSFDELLQIRKPVLMGGSLQVVLTSAAAFGISGVMGYPPEKSLFIGFLISLSSTAIVLRLLQERAELDSPHGRAILGTLIFQDFAIVPMMLFTPMLSGQAGNLGTSLIELAVKGIVIVVLVIAGAKWIVPYILYQAARTRNREIFLLSIVVICLAVAWLTSSAGLSLALGAFLAGLIISESDYSHQALGNILPFRDVFTSFFFVSIGMLLNIGYLLQHPLLVAVAVIVVIFVKTVVSGFVALLMGFSIRSAILTGFAISQVGEFSFILSRSGVEYGLLSGDNYQLFLAVSIISMAGSPFVLALAHKIADLVVRLPLPERLVSGGEHSTREISDDLKKHLVIIGFGINGRNVARAAGAVNIPYVVIEMNPDTVRDEREKDEPIYYGDATHEAVLKHVNIKEAKVAVVAISDPAATRRIIEVIRRLNQRLCIIVRTRYIQELEALHELGASEVIPEEFETSVEIFTRVLNKYLVPRAEIERFVSEVRSDTYEMFRSYSRRPTIFSELRLQMPDFEITTFRISEESKAAGKSLQQIALRKKYGVTMLAIGREGKFKANPHGEADLLPGDVAVVVGPRDKVARVSGLFQEQQQS